Within Scomber scombrus chromosome 12, fScoSco1.1, whole genome shotgun sequence, the genomic segment AGTTGAGTTAAATATTCATAGATTGttgtaaaataattaatcaCTCTATAATGCATAATACAACTAAATAGCATCTTTCATTAGACCCTCTGCATTCACATTAGCTGTTTGTAATGAATGGTTTCTGTTACGCGCTCACCAAGCTCTAACTGAGATAAACTAAAGTGATGTCAATTCAGTAACTTTTCGTAGACTTGACCAAAGCTCCTCCAAAGACAAACAAGACAAGTTAATGTGTTCATGTCAACCTGTCTTCTCTCTAACAGGATGCAGTGTCTGACCTAAAGGAGCGCGTGAGAGACCAGTATCAGAGGATGCATGCGCTGCTAGAAGCAAACCAGTCTGAAACCATGCAGATGCTGGAGAGCACTTATACGACGTACACGCGGAAAATCTCCCAGCAGGTCGTGCAGCTCAATGAGAGGCGGCAGGAAGCAGAAAAACTTCTGAGCTCAGTACAAACGTTCTTCCAAAGAGCAGACAGCTTTAACTTCATGAAGGTATAAAAATCTGTGCTTACTCTCTCTTCACCTGTCTCACATGTCCAGATAactgaaaacatacacacacaccaactgaaaatgtttgttttatttacaccATTTTCATCCTTTGAATCACTTATgtgtcttattttattttttcagaacACAAAACCTTACCAGCTGCTCCTGGACAGGTGAGCATTTCTGTTTACATCAGTTGACAACAAGCAAAGTGCGTTTCCAGTCTTCATAACCTCAGTGTTATACGTGTgactatgtgtgttttttcaggtcAAATTCACACCTGAATAGCGTCATTCCTCCACTTAGGGTGGGTCAGCTCAACTCTCATCATTTGTTCTCCGAGCTCtcaacaagagagaaaaaccTGCGCAAAATGCTGGAAGGTAAATTTCAATAAGTAACTAAAGAGTCAGGAAATATTGATTAACACCATTGTTATTTAACAGCATTTTCTATATTGTGTTGTAAGAAATGACTAAATATTATCTTTTTCTGCTCTACCACTACTTTCCATTCTCAGAACCGTTCAGTGAGGTGCCCATTCTTGACATTGTCCAGTCGCAGAACAGTCCTGCTGGCTCCTATATGGGGACTAGTTCAGGACCACAGAAGAGGAAATACGGTATGGCTTTCCTGGAGAGTAACACTGAAACCTCTGTCTCCCAGGATCCTGCTACGTTGCTCTACAGCAGCAAAAAACCCTTCCTGGCTGACCAGAGCCATCATGCTTCATCCATGTACTCATCTGAAGGTCTCACCCACAATCCTCACAGCGGCCCCGGCCACAGTCGGCTCCTTGACAGTTCAGCCCATCACATGGTGGGTCTAGGGTCCAGCTCTAGCCACCACTCAGGGACCATATTCACTCCCCCCCACTTCCCCAGCGGCGGTGCCTCGCAACAAGCCATGtacgaagggaggaaagtacTGATGTGCACTCtgaataactgctgctgctcccgGGCCCCTGCTGCCCGAGCCCGGCCACCGTACACGGCACCAGACTCCTTCCCCTCCATGACCTCTCAGGAGTTTAACCCACATGCCCCTCTACCTGCAAGCCAGCCACTGCAGCATTTTCCCATGAGGGGCCTGATGGAAGCTGCACAGACAGCCAGGCACCCTGACTACTATGGGCTGTACAGCCAGCCTTCAACCAAGCATTATGGGACCAAGTAACAAATCAGAATCAGCATCCACCTTTGTTCCATTTTATTGAATCACAATTGGCATCGGAATACCAATTTTTGCTCTTTGTTCCAGAGACATGTTGTTAGTTTGCCTTCATCATGTTATTTTGACCCCGTTTACTTTCTGAATCCCAGTGACAGTAGTATTTTCTATTTGAATTCAACTGGAAGTGCTAATGTGAACAATATAGTCTTAAACCCATTCAAGCAGTTGAACTAGATCTTAAAGAAAAGACATTGTTCATCAGGAGCATCAGGACATGggactccagagacttcagtgCCTAAAAAGACTGTTAACATGTTCTTATTGTACTTGCAAGTTCCTAGCTCTTGATTATTTCCTGTTTGCGGCTGAAAGCATGCAGGGAGCTTCTCCGCGCACTCCAAAGTCCACGTGGCTTTAGAAAAACACTGGACTACGAATGCTTGTCAggtttttcatacatttttatacaagaTTATGAATGAACCAAAATCAGAGGAAATACTGAATAAACAAGCATATTAAAttacatctttgtttttgtattttaagcATTGGTTTACAGATTGAAGTGTAATCTTGTAGGCAACTTTTTCCATGGTAACAAGTgacatatttgttattttaaatattatgtttGATTGTAGTTTGAGGTCTGTTTGGACTGAGGAGCACATTATGCGAATTATTTGGGTTAGGAGGTTAGGAGGTTTTACAGTTTGACTCACTGGGCTACATTTGAAATGTCAACGCTGcatgtgaaaaagaaaagccatTATTGTGGTGCATCCCACCCTACAACTCACCCACAGTCTATCATAGGTTAAGAAttgtaaaatggaaaaaacaagaaaaaaaactggacaGTAAATGGCCGCATGTTTGAGACCTGCTGTATTCAGAGGAATCtcaaaacacagcagaggaggTTTGGACAATGATTTGTTACAGACTGGACCACAGCAGGCCCATTATCTGCCAATTTAGGACAGTTCACTTCCTTGTCAACATCCTGGTCTCTGGCaaaatctctctctcatccctcttTGTCTCATTATTGGAACTGGTTGTCAAGTTAGGTCAGAGAACAGGAATAACTGATGAGCAgcacctccctcctctctctctctctctctctctctctctctctctctctctctctctctctctctctctctctctctctctctctctctctctctctctctctctctctctctctctctctctctctccctccctctccctccctctcccaggGTATCATTTGCCAGGGCTCGAtgcggaggaggaggggtagAGCGGCGGATGATATAAGCGCAGACTTTTAATGAGGACTGGGACAGTAAAGTCATCTACTTATCTGTCACTCATACTCCTTTCATCATTCCCCTCCTCCCCATCCCCAGAGCGAGACGGTGAGAGAGGGAAGAATGGTTAGAGAAGGAAGGGGGGTACAGAGTAAGTGAGGCACATCACTTATTTATGGATTGTAAAATGTTCTGCCCCCCCATTTCGCTCTCCCTCTAGTCCAGTCtagttctccttttttttttttttttttgcagtcatTCATATTCAAGAGTGTGAATATAAAAAAGTTTCTGATAGCTTTTCAAAGAGCCCGGCCCCCTTTAGCGCTGAATATAGGAGGCAGAGGAGTAGGAGGAGCTGAGGTTTAGTTAGTGTGGCATCACTCTGACATttattgtgtgagtgtgtatgtatgtgtgtgtatgtgtgtgtgtgtgtgtgtgtgtgtgtgtgtgtgtggcagcctATTAGCATTCCCCTCGTGCACCTCttcgtctgtgtgtgttattaataaaacatacagtagatattCTGAAGGAGGCCATACCATTAATTTAAACCAtataaataatttcatttgtaGCTGCATGTTTGTGTCCAACCTGTCATTTTTaagcataaaaacatcataaattaaGGGATTCACATGTCATAGAAGGATTAATTATgttgaaaagagtaaaaagaaaTCTAATTTTTTCATAACATCATAAGAAATACTTTTAAATCACCATTATCTTACATCATAGCAGTTTAATCAATATTCAAACATGAAACTAGAAGAAAAGTCTGTtgctttcatgtgtgtgtgtgtgtgtgagtgtatgtgtttggtTTCAGCTGCCTTGTGTACAGGGTTGGTGCGAGTTGAATCCTGTTGTGCGAGCGAATGTGTGCTCAGGTGTCAGTGTGCAATCAGCcccagtcagtgtgtgtttccttATATGTGTGCAGACGtaggctcagtgtgtgtgtgtacgctcaGTGAGGTTACATATAGGGTAAAGGGTGATGCACTTGACAGATGTGCTCTGTTGTGGCAGGTGTGTTGGGAGCTGTATATGTATGAGTACAACACGCCTCTGCCTGCAGCAGGACGAGGGCCTGtcgtgtgtgtggatgtgtgtgtggatgtgtgagtgtgtgtgtgtgtgtgtgtgtgtgtgtgtgtgtgtgtgtgtgtgtgtgttcaatacATAGAGTCAGCTGTTGCAGCTGTTGTTTGTGGCTGGAGTTATTGTTGGAGTTTAAGAAggctctctccctttctctcttttctattCCTCTGAGCATATTTACATttggattgtttttttgttttttttagaaaattaaAGGAAACATCCAGtcaaaaagtaagaaaatcacaaactgacaaaaagaaacaggaTGTATGACAACACTTCATCCCACTCAACACACTGGTGATATATGGTTGCTGAAGAATATTTCAGGAATGGAGTCTCCCTCTGTAACACAGGCCTTTGATGAATATTATTGACATAGTCCCAATACATTTGCACAGCTTGCAGCTTGCAGCTTGCGTAACCATCCTGTCAGGTCAGTggtggaagagagagatggCTGACATGGAAGCGTTAAGTACTATAAAATGTGGAATACATGGGTGTCTATTAGTGCTATTAGtctggaaacacaaacacacaaagtctTAGCAGCCATTGTACTTACACCCATGGACATATAAAGCATAATGCATAGAGAGCGGCTATTCATCATACATGCAGAGCCTTTATCTGATTAGGCCTTTGAAATCTGTGCCAAATCTCCAATCCAGGATAGCACcatagacacacacgcacacacacacacacactcaaagagaGAGCACAAACATCAAAGACAAAGATCCAATGTTTATTGATCTCCAGGTCTATTTTTTGCTGGTGGAAATCGGTGCAACATAAACCAGTCCTCTGTTGTGCTTCAGCTGAAGGGAAACAGCCAACAACATTTCAACAATGTACACAATAAACAAGAAAGAAACACGCAaagacatgaatgtgtgtgcaggtgAGCAGTGGCAGCacagatgtgtgtctgtgtatgaaTGGGACTGACATTTCAGATCAAAATTAAAAGGGCATTTCAGTCTTTGTTGAGAACAGCTGTATTGGGGTTTCTGAGTGGGAATACGAAGTGGCGTGCGTGAGCTGTTGCCATAGTAACTCAGGGGTTTTGACACTGGAGTGACACCTGTAATTGTGTCAGAGGTGGAACGAACTGCATATATGTActtattatttccattttgcttcattctttcattatagagtacatttacttttttaaatgataaaaggAGAGTTATAATTGAAAGTTATCAAGTTATTAATTTCATgaactttacatttttgtagCAAATTGAAGCAtctattttttatgtgtgtagTATGACAGGAATATGTAATAACGAGCTAGTGAACAGTAAGTTTTATCCAGCTATCTACCAAACAAACTTCTgtattgcttttgtttttcatgcaaAATTCGGAAAGGTTTCAatggttacatttttttccatggAAATAGTATAAAAATATCTGTGTGATTATTAGTAATGGTTCTTCTGCTGTAGTCAGCCACATAGACCAATATTTGGGCCACTTTGGCATAGATCAAATGTTCGAATGTGTTCAAGGTAACCACATAGACAGCAGTTGTCAAAATCCCCAgtcatttttctcttcttgGGTGTTGCGCAGGCATCAGAAAATCCCCCATTTCAGCGTGCTGACACAATATTTCcctttctgttttatgttaaaaaagCCTGTACTTTccaaaatcatctttaaaactGGAACACTTATAATGACTCGAGAGATTTCCAACACTTTTGAATGAAACCAGGCTCCATATGCCTGTTAAAACACTTTATGTGTTTCGATTATACAGTATagtatgtatttaaatatgatttttctaAAAATTGATAATGCCTTTAACagttaaaaatgacttttcaaTAGTTATTCTTCACCCAGTGTTTATTATGTGGGATGGTGGAAAGGCAGAGCAGGGTTTAGACATGTCAGTAACTCAGCCAACCGTACTTACATGAAGCCACAggtctttcttttaaaaacaggctAAATAGACAACATCCTAATAATATGCAGAAGTACTCTTATTCTCTCTTCTATGCTGTCACCaggttttgtctttgtttccctGTAGTCAGTGTTCACAGTTAGTAAGAAAAAGTGACTCAGATCTGCTTTTTTAAACCTCTTCCCTCTACGGTGGCTATAATAGTAGGCCTTTGACATGCTTCCTGTTTGGATCAGAGTACGTTTATTAGTTGCCACAAAAAAGTTTTCAACATCACTGCAGACCTCTCTTGCTGCCTGATGCCAATCTGGACCAGGCCAAAAAAACTGGTGGCTGCAAGTAGGCAGGCGTACACATGGCAAAGTCTGGATGGATTCACTCAGTTGAGCTGTGATATTTTGTTTATAAGAGTGGGTGTCTGTGAGCAGCTGTCCTACGCCAAGAAACAATATGACTCTGCCCTCCACCCAGACACTGGTGAACATATGAACCTCATTTCACGTGATTGGCTGCATGGCCATCACCAGACTGTACATGCTGTCGTTCTACTCGTGAGGTCAAAAGTAGAAGTTCAGCGAGGTCAAGAATTTTGAGTCTTACAGCAGTTGTGGATATATTTTGTAGGATAAGCTGTTGTCCTTGGGTTGAACCGGTCTTTCATCGCCTTGTTCAACTAAACCATCTGCAATGCTGCATCACTTATCTCTAACATTGGTATTTAACACTGCGGCACTCCTCATATATCAACAGCTTCCTTATTAAATGAGCTGGAAACCATCAACTTGGtttgagctgcatttttaaattcagaCTCTTTCGTGGTTCATTACTCACAGTGTATGTCATGGTACTTCCCAGCATACCAGTTGCTGATAGTAATAAGGAAAgggaaacatttatattatatttacattgtgtCAACTGTTTGCTTATCTCTAATATTTCCTCAGATTGGCAGTTCCCTATTCTCCCCCTCAGTCAACCGAAATTAACAGGGATCTGTATTTTCCAGGTaaaataataactgtaaaatattcagGAAATTAGTCTGCACCCAGGGTGGATCCATGACCAACCCATAGTGATGTCAGTGAGGAAAATATGCATATAATGAGGTAAACTGACATCATATGGTTGATAGATAGACTTGGTCTATGTTGCATGAGCTGTGTGCAGACGTTTAACGGACATGCTTTGCTCATTTGGAGCTAAAAGAAAACTGATACAGAACTTCGAGTGTCTAACAAATGTCAATAGGCCTTTTTATTTctagacattttgacatgtcacagtaggagGATGTGAGGAGGAGAACGGTTGAATTCCATTTAACTACATTAGTTTCAGTGTcctgctggctcactgtcacactgtcatggctcACTGGGAGGCATGAATATGACAGCCATTGTTAgtgataaaaacattaatgatggcttaGAAACACCTGCGCTGGACTATAATAAACCCTATTAAAAGCCCTATAGATATTTGACTGACATGAAGGTATACAGATAATAGCCGAAATTTAATTTAAGGTTAAATCCTCCTTTAAGACAGTGTTTTATTAATTGTGCCCCATTTTCAGCCACAAGCTCTGCACTGGCCACATCTCAGCCTCTACACAATGTTGAGGATTTAAATGCAGCACACTCACCGGACCATAAAGCCCTTCTACCCAATAAAAGTGGTGTGAAGGTTCACAAAACTCCTGCCCAGCATACACCAGTTTTAATGTGGTTTTATGAGTCAGAAAATAGGAAGTAGCAGCACCTGCTCCCAGTCAAGGTGACATTAACCAGGTAGAATATTGTTACACATTGATTTGCTGTCTGTCACATGGCCCTTCAAGGTGTTTTTCACTCTATTGGTGTATAACTCTTCAAGAAATTAACCACCTTCCAAAGAGTTATTttaataatctgtaaaaaacaacaacaacaacaacaaaaaacctgTCAGgtaatgtgatgtcattttgaCCCTCCTATCATCACCTTCTCTtcccagagacagagagacagcatTGGTACAGATGGAAAAGGCAACCAGCTGGGACACTCAACGCTGAGAGCTTGAGTATAACATGCTAAATAAtgcaacattatttatttaagctTCCTCTGATTAAAGCATCCCTCCACTTCATGTCTCTGTGGTTCCCCCTTCAACCTCCCCCATCAGTGCTGTCTCCTGCTCTCATTAACAGAGAGCTGCCATCAAGGGCATCACACAGGTGGTCATTTCTGCTGTTACCATGGCAGCACCTGGCATGAGTAAATTGTTAGGATGTAGTTATGTTACCCTTTTATGGACATCTGGCACTCAGCggtgtcttttttaaacatttttattttttgttagcTTTTTCCGTCTTCTGTCCCACTGTGAACATCATCATTGTAATGACTGGAGACGGAGTCATGCAGGTGAGCTGTGTTTGCGATGAGTTGTGTACATATAAAAGTTGGTAAAGTTAGTTTTCcacattttctgtcatataGGATCACATTCCTCCATGCTTCTCTGCAAGTGATCATAGTGGGAGGTGTCTCTCAACTCTTATCTTCATGATTTCTGCAGCCTGCTTCCTCTTCCTtcaaaaatgatgaattgacTGTACTGTAGTTTCTTGGCCCTTTCTCATATCTCATATAATAACCGGTTTCATCTCATTGAGGTCGCCCTCATTTACAATAACACAGAGGTAACAATAGCACAATGAATAATAAGATAgcaaagtaaacacacacaaatgtgtaaatcgttgataaaaaaaactattaaatcaattaaaacaagttGAAATACAGTGATTGAGCATTATGGTTTTTAATTGCTCTAAGTGTATCAAGCACCAGGGTTGGCTGAAGTTTATTCCAGGTGCAGGGACACACAAATTAAAAGCTATTTTTCCCATTTCAGAATAGACATGTGACCCGGAGCATAAACCAGTCATTAGAACGTGTATGATAAGGACCAAGTCCAGTTACAGTCCAACAACAATGTAAAGTAGGGTGATAGTTTTCCAAGAAGTGCCTTATAGATAAACAGATACCAATGCCTGTTGCATCTTGCAGACAGAAAAGACCAGCTACCTTGTTGTATAGGGTACAGTGATAATATAACTATCACCTGTAATAAATCTAAAGTCTGAGAGGTATACGGAGTCCAGAGTCTTAAGTGTGGAGGCAGAGGCATGCCTGTAGATTACATCACCAAAAACTCATTAGATCTCCCGTTTTCCTATCACACACTGGGAAGATGTCTGTGTTTCGGTTAAAGAAGCCGGTTTTCAACAACAAGAGCTGCGGTTTGTTGTCAAAAATCTGTTTCAGAAAAACTGAGAAACTTCCATCAGATGCAATGAGGAAGATCTGTCTCAGTCATGCTTTTCTAGCTCGATAGCTGTGTCCAAGCTGCTGGACTCAGAACTGAGAGGCTCTATTGTATCAAAGTGAAATGTGAATCATGTTTACGACACAGGCTGCGGCTGTTTCTCCTTCATCTGCAGATGAGCCAGTTGTACACTCCTCTGTACGGCAGTGTTTGCAGCTGCCTTACAAAGATCCTGTTTACATGTAAGGATGTTTACACAGATGGGATTATAACGTGCATGTAGACGATTCAGACAAAGACCATATAAGCCTTAAGAATACTTTAACTGATATCACACCGTTTAATGTATGACTAATCCCTTGTTCCTGGTCTGCCGTCAGTTACAGTTAAAGGTTCCCTGTGGAGTTCTTGACCTTTAAGTAGAGGATGGAGCAGTTTTTATGATTGGGTCCCGGTTTTTTTTGTCGGGCATAAGGACACACCTGCATGGGGTGACTATATCAGACTATTCCCCTGATCTACAGGTGGCAGTAATAGGACAAGACATGCAGTGAACTAAATGAATACACAAAACACGAAATGTTTTCTTGGTGCATTCATTACACGtacaacattttcacatttatgtTTGACATATATagaaaaacagtattttggAACTACAAACAGCTGGAAATGGAGATACTCTTGTGAACCAagaatatttaattaatttgattgGAAATCACTCGTAAGTGGTAAcatcttttctctctgacacaagcacacacacactatgtttttacttttacaagACCAGAATCTTCAAACAATACCAGAATCCAATGGTGGTAGTAAAAGAAGTTTGTTTTCCAAAACCGGTGCGATAAATCCATGTCACTGGTGGCTGTAGCAAGTACAGTATAAAATACAACGTAGCATTTAATAGCAAAAACAGTTCTTCTATAAGTGAATGTTGCATCCACAGTTAAATTCACTGCGGAGACTGAACGCTCGCAGTGAGAAActaaggagtaaagaggagagaACAATCAGAGCTCCTGTCATGATGTTCCTTCCTCCACCGTAGTGTTCAGCTGCCACCACACTAAGCATTCATGTGGCTGTGTGGAATAAGTAATAACGTTGTAAAATGTGTCCCGTCTGGTACAAAACGACTGTTACTTCTTAAAACATTCCAAAAAAACCATCGACGACCTCTCGGCCTAcatcttctgcttcttctttgcTGGTTTAATTGGGGtgatctcttcctcctcctcctcgtcgtCATCGTCGTCCTCATCAGAGGCGTCGGAGTCTTCGACCTGCGAGGCTGTGCAATGACAGAGGCCAAATGTTAAATTGCTGTCTTAGATTTTATCTTGTTGGAAGATTTAGCTGTAACCGCAGTAAGGTCGCTTTATTTAATCTATCCTTACAGAGCGGTCACCTCGTGCACAGTCTGCTGAACACGTGCATTACAGCCAGTAGTTAAGAGCTTTGAAAAACGTATTTCTTTAGTTGATAGATACAATTTTGAGAGATGTTCAATGCCAGAAGTTCAGTCCACTGctaaaacttttgaaatgaaatatagaCAGAAAGTATCAAAG encodes:
- the trim8a gene encoding E3 ubiquitin-protein ligase TRIM8a, whose product is MDASWKNCFEEELLCPICLNVFEEPIQLPCKHNFCKGCISEAWAKDSAAVRCPECNHDYDQKPTLEKNFKLANIVKRFNALNTDKAPAVLHCVLCRRGPPLPVRKVCLRCKEPCCQTHIQTHLQQPCPAPGHLLVDAEELSAWTCPSHEEYRLFHCEEEQVALCPFCCISHCTNQRHTVCDVDTQRIQMQAMLMRQQGRLDDRVQNIDEQLTKLESDKTLMKDAVSDLKERVRDQYQRMHALLEANQSETMQMLESTYTTYTRKISQQVVQLNERRQEAEKLLSSVQTFFQRADSFNFMKNTKPYQLLLDRSNSHLNSVIPPLRVGQLNSHHLFSELSTREKNLRKMLEEPFSEVPILDIVQSQNSPAGSYMGTSSGPQKRKYGMAFLESNTETSVSQDPATLLYSSKKPFLADQSHHASSMYSSEGLTHNPHSGPGHSRLLDSSAHHMVGLGSSSSHHSGTIFTPPHFPSGGASQQAMYEGRKVLMCTLNNCCCSRAPAARARPPYTAPDSFPSMTSQEFNPHAPLPASQPLQHFPMRGLMEAAQTARHPDYYGLYSQPSTKHYGTK